A single window of Hyphomicrobiales bacterium DNA harbors:
- a CDS encoding hypothetical protein (Evidence 5 : Unknown function), producing the protein MLIALGGRPLMVVSDTGTELTARAILQWQEDRRVEWHYIAPAKPMQNGFVESLNEHMFRNLPSARRLIEEWRTDYNAHRPHTSLGGFTPNEFATRSRMDHSKNRVRL; encoded by the coding sequence GTGCTCATCGCCCTTGGCGGCCGGCCACTCATGGTGGTCAGCGACACCGGCACCGAACTGACCGCGCGCGCGATCCTGCAATGGCAGGAAGACAGACGAGTCGAGTGGCACTACATCGCACCGGCCAAGCCGATGCAGAACGGCTTCGTCGAGAGCCTGAACGAGCACATGTTCCGAAATCTGCCGAGCGCTCGCCGGCTGATCGAGGAATGGAGAACGGACTACAACGCCCACCGGCCGCATACGAGCCTTGGCGGCTTCACCCCAAATGAGTTTGCAACCAGGTCCAGGATGGATCACAGCAAGAACAGAGTCCGATTATGA
- the ygbL gene encoding putative 3-oxo-tetronate 4-phosphate decarboxylase YgbL (Evidence 3 : Putative function from multiple computational evidences) codes for MDEQATRELLVRLSRSLFERGYSVGSAGNISVAVDDGILITPTNSCLGFLEADRISKLDRSGKHISGDKPSKEICLHKAFYETRRGTGAVVHLHSTYATALSCLPDLDEHDCIAPLTPYVVMRVGRVRLLPYMRPGDPAMGEMIRDLKGAFAAVLLANHGTVLTAGDLKTAIYAAEELEETAKLLVLLQGRLPRVLTQPQIDALNMIYPK; via the coding sequence ATGGACGAGCAGGCGACACGCGAACTTCTGGTGCGTCTATCGCGCTCGCTGTTTGAGCGCGGCTATTCGGTCGGTTCGGCTGGCAACATCAGCGTTGCCGTTGACGATGGAATATTGATCACGCCGACGAATTCCTGCCTCGGCTTCCTCGAGGCGGACCGCATCTCCAAACTCGACCGCAGCGGCAAGCATATCTCCGGCGACAAACCGTCCAAGGAAATTTGCCTGCATAAGGCCTTTTATGAGACACGGCGGGGCACGGGAGCGGTGGTGCATCTGCATTCGACCTACGCAACTGCTCTCTCCTGCCTACCGGACCTCGACGAGCACGACTGCATCGCCCCGCTCACGCCTTACGTGGTGATGCGGGTTGGGCGGGTACGGCTGCTGCCTTACATGCGGCCAGGCGACCCGGCAATGGGCGAGATGATCCGCGATCTGAAGGGCGCGTTCGCGGCCGTGTTGCTTGCCAACCATGGCACAGTGTTGACCGCCGGAGATCTCAAGACCGCCATCTACGCTGCCGAGGAACTGGAAGAGACGGCAAAGTTGCTGGTGCTGCTGCAGGGCCGATTGCCCCGGGTACTGACACAACCGCAGATCGACGCACTCAATATGATATACCCGAAATAA
- the ygbK gene encoding putative 3-oxo-tetronate kinase YgbK (Evidence 3 : Putative function from multiple computational evidences) — protein MLLGVIADDFTGASDIANTIAKGVAPEGGLRTVQYLGVPIGAAAPDVEAGVIALKSRSIPAKEAVEQSQAAIDWLLAQGCRQIIFKYCSTFDSTSAGNIGQVGEALAKRLGVKGVIACSAFPDTGRTIYKGHHFVGDRLLNESGMEHHPLNPMPDPDLRRWLRLQTTEPVGFVDWNIVSQGHDLVHEALAAAGGRGERLVIVDAISNDDLLTIAAACAEAKFLTGGSGIALGLPRNFIRAGLAKGGAPAVDAIEGPEAVMVGSCSRATLGQIKQHSASHPVLPIDVEQVMAGTLTSDDLVAFIMANTGKAPLVYSSSKPEQVATLQERYSPEAIAHSLDNLFAKAARNLFEAGVRRIVVGGGETSGAVVSALGVSSFRIGREIDPGVPVLVTEDGTGLGMALKSGNFGAVDFFAKALGAISAKAA, from the coding sequence ATGCTTCTGGGTGTTATAGCGGACGATTTCACGGGGGCGAGCGACATCGCCAACACTATTGCCAAGGGCGTCGCACCGGAAGGCGGGCTGCGCACAGTGCAATACCTCGGCGTGCCGATTGGCGCTGCCGCCCCCGACGTCGAGGCCGGCGTTATCGCGCTGAAAAGCCGTTCTATCCCCGCCAAGGAGGCAGTCGAGCAGTCCCAGGCTGCCATCGACTGGCTGCTGGCGCAGGGCTGCCGGCAGATCATCTTCAAGTACTGCTCCACCTTCGATTCCACCAGCGCCGGCAATATCGGCCAGGTCGGCGAGGCGCTGGCCAAGCGGCTTGGCGTCAAGGGCGTCATTGCCTGCTCAGCGTTCCCCGATACCGGTCGCACCATTTACAAGGGCCATCATTTCGTCGGCGACCGGCTACTGAACGAATCGGGCATGGAGCATCATCCGCTCAACCCGATGCCCGACCCGGACCTGCGGCGCTGGCTGAGACTGCAGACCACGGAGCCGGTCGGCTTTGTCGACTGGAACATCGTGAGCCAGGGCCACGACCTCGTGCACGAGGCGCTCGCCGCGGCGGGCGGACGCGGCGAGCGCCTCGTTATTGTCGACGCCATCAGCAATGACGACCTCCTGACCATCGCCGCCGCCTGCGCCGAGGCGAAGTTCCTCACCGGCGGCTCCGGCATTGCGCTCGGCCTGCCGCGCAACTTCATCAGAGCCGGACTTGCCAAGGGCGGCGCGCCGGCGGTCGACGCCATCGAGGGGCCGGAAGCGGTGATGGTCGGCAGCTGCTCGCGCGCCACGCTCGGCCAGATCAAGCAACATTCGGCCAGCCATCCCGTGCTCCCAATCGACGTCGAGCAAGTGATGGCCGGCACGCTGACCTCTGACGACCTCGTAGCGTTCATAATGGCCAATACCGGCAAGGCGCCGCTGGTCTATTCCTCCTCCAAGCCGGAGCAGGTTGCAACGCTGCAGGAGAGGTACAGCCCCGAGGCAATCGCCCACAGCCTCGATAATCTGTTCGCCAAGGCAGCGAGAAACCTGTTCGAGGCTGGCGTGCGGCGCATCGTGGTCGGCGGCGGTGAGACCTCGGGTGCGGTGGTCTCGGCCCTCGGCGTAAGCTCTTTCCGCATAGGCCGTGAGATCGACCCCGGTGTGCCAGTGCTGGTGACCGAGGACGGCACTGGCCTCGGCATGGCGCTGAAGTCCGGCAATTTCGGCGCCGTTGACTTCTTCGCGAAGGCGCTCGGCGCTATCTCGGCGAAAGCTGCGTGA
- a CDS encoding Tricarboxylate transport membrane protein TctA codes for MTDLSSLLAGFELALSWHNIMFMVVGVLLGIVVGVLPGLGGPNGVAILLPLTFGMDPTSAVILLSSIYWGALFGGAITSILFNIPGESWSVATTFDGYPMAMQGRAGEALTAAFTASFVGALAGVVLITFVAPLVAQFALKFGPAEFFAVFLLTFCSFVGMGKEHKAKIVAMLCLGFLLAAAGVDTISGDIRLTFGITEFMRGFDFLVLVIGLFGVGEILLTVEEGLEFKGKRANIDLKVVLRTWAGLPRYWGTLLRSSLVGMWMGVTPGGAVAASFMGYGLAKRFSKRGNNFGKGEIEGVLGPETAAHAAGTSALLPMLALGIPGSATAAVLLGGLLIWGLQPGPLLFVENSEFVWGLIASMYLGNVAGLIIVLATVPLFAAIMRIPFAIVAPIILMVCAIGAYTISNSIFDVWLMLAFGVLGYVFKKLDYPMAPLVLALVLGDRTEEAARQALIGSEGDLGVFFANGLVTSLILIALALLLWGPVSTLANRLRQKVSLRAD; via the coding sequence ATGACAGATCTGTCTTCTCTCCTCGCGGGTTTCGAGCTCGCGCTGTCTTGGCACAACATCATGTTTATGGTGGTGGGGGTGCTGCTTGGAATCGTGGTCGGCGTATTGCCGGGCCTGGGCGGACCAAACGGCGTGGCGATCCTGCTGCCTCTCACGTTCGGCATGGACCCCACCTCCGCAGTCATTCTACTGTCCTCCATCTATTGGGGGGCGCTATTCGGTGGTGCTATTACCTCAATTCTGTTCAATATTCCGGGGGAATCGTGGTCGGTGGCGACCACGTTCGATGGCTATCCCATGGCCATGCAAGGCCGGGCTGGAGAGGCACTGACCGCGGCATTCACCGCTTCCTTCGTCGGCGCACTTGCCGGTGTCGTTCTCATTACCTTCGTGGCGCCCTTGGTCGCGCAGTTTGCGCTGAAGTTCGGGCCTGCCGAATTTTTCGCTGTCTTTCTGCTCACGTTCTGTTCTTTCGTGGGCATGGGTAAGGAACATAAGGCGAAGATTGTGGCGATGCTATGCCTGGGGTTCCTATTGGCTGCCGCTGGTGTGGACACAATTTCAGGAGACATCCGCCTCACCTTCGGAATTACCGAATTTATGCGCGGATTTGATTTCCTCGTCCTGGTAATCGGTCTGTTCGGTGTGGGGGAAATTCTTCTGACTGTCGAAGAAGGGCTGGAGTTCAAAGGCAAGCGGGCCAATATCGATCTCAAAGTCGTGTTGCGTACCTGGGCCGGGCTACCGCGCTATTGGGGTACGCTGCTGCGTTCCTCACTCGTCGGCATGTGGATGGGCGTGACGCCGGGTGGCGCGGTCGCAGCGTCGTTTATGGGCTATGGCCTGGCCAAGCGCTTCTCCAAGCGCGGCAACAATTTCGGCAAGGGCGAGATCGAAGGTGTCCTCGGCCCCGAAACAGCTGCGCATGCGGCTGGCACCTCAGCCTTGCTGCCTATGCTGGCGCTGGGCATTCCCGGCTCGGCGACGGCCGCTGTTCTTCTCGGGGGGCTGCTGATTTGGGGCCTCCAGCCGGGGCCGCTCCTGTTTGTCGAGAACAGCGAATTCGTGTGGGGGCTGATCGCGTCCATGTATCTCGGCAATGTGGCCGGTCTAATCATCGTATTGGCAACCGTCCCGCTCTTCGCGGCCATCATGCGCATTCCGTTTGCGATCGTAGCACCGATCATTCTTATGGTCTGCGCCATCGGCGCTTATACGATCTCCAATTCCATCTTTGACGTTTGGCTTATGCTGGCTTTCGGCGTTCTGGGATATGTGTTTAAAAAGCTTGATTATCCCATGGCGCCCCTGGTGCTGGCACTGGTCTTGGGAGACAGAACCGAAGAGGCCGCACGGCAAGCCCTCATCGGTTCCGAGGGCGATCTCGGTGTCTTTTTCGCCAATGGCCTAGTGACCAGCCTGATCCTTATTGCCCTTGCGCTGCTTTTGTGGGGACCGGTATCGACTCTCGCGAACCGGCTGCGCCAAAAAGTGTCTCTTCGGGCAGACTAG
- a CDS encoding conserved membrane hypothetical protein (Evidence 4 : Unknown function but conserved in other organisms) — translation MCSTPEGARARGISRRTAEYVVATTLIVLAGLVLWDSYDRGAGWDMGPENGYFPARVGWIFLASSLFIAVDASRHPPEIFVTWAQLSQVSRVFLPLLVYIALIKPLGIYVSSGLFIAGFMLIVGSRSPLSILGTAILAPIVCFWVFEVQFLVSLPKGPLESFFGY, via the coding sequence ATGTGCAGCACTCCCGAGGGGGCGCGCGCTCGGGGAATTTCCCGTCGCACCGCCGAATATGTAGTCGCCACGACGCTAATCGTTTTGGCGGGGCTCGTTCTCTGGGATTCCTATGACCGCGGCGCGGGATGGGACATGGGACCGGAGAACGGATACTTCCCGGCCCGAGTCGGCTGGATATTCTTGGCCAGCTCCCTCTTCATTGCTGTGGACGCGAGCCGCCACCCGCCCGAGATCTTTGTCACATGGGCGCAATTATCGCAGGTGTCGCGCGTCTTCCTGCCATTGCTCGTCTACATCGCATTGATCAAGCCGCTGGGGATTTATGTCTCGTCCGGTCTCTTCATCGCCGGGTTTATGCTGATCGTTGGCTCCCGCAGCCCGTTATCGATCCTTGGGACAGCTATACTAGCCCCAATCGTCTGTTTCTGGGTCTTCGAAGTTCAGTTTCTCGTCTCTCTTCCGAAGGGGCCGCTCGAATCGTTCTTCGGTTATTGA
- a CDS encoding putative tricarboxylic transport TctC (Evidence 3 : Putative function from multiple computational evidences) has product MLKKPLLLAAALSLAGIGPSAAWEPTKPVEFLVPFAAGGASDQMVRVIQGIIQKHKLSPQPIVVVNKPAAAGGEAMLDLQGSTGDANKLMPGWSGIYLIPLTTKLKVSWRDFTPVALLAQDAFLLWVNEKSPYKTPADFIAAAKNAKPALKIGGAGSKREDQMLAIAMEQSAGVKLNYVPYSGGGAASTQLAGGHIEANVNNPAEDIANWRGGLTRPLCVFSSTRLPYNTKVTANLSWADIPTCPEMGLDVTYQMMRGIFLPKDVTPEQVAFYTDMLRKVSESQEWKDYMTQNALVPDFRSGAEFLEFLQADDQKHKELVTKAGFLTAN; this is encoded by the coding sequence ATGCTTAAGAAGCCGCTACTGCTTGCCGCCGCGCTGTCACTTGCTGGCATTGGACCGTCCGCCGCGTGGGAACCAACGAAGCCAGTGGAATTCCTAGTGCCTTTCGCCGCCGGTGGCGCATCGGACCAGATGGTGCGTGTGATTCAGGGGATCATCCAGAAGCACAAGCTCTCCCCCCAGCCGATCGTGGTCGTCAACAAGCCCGCAGCCGCAGGTGGCGAGGCGATGCTGGATTTGCAGGGCTCCACGGGAGATGCCAACAAACTGATGCCAGGTTGGTCAGGAATCTATCTTATTCCCCTGACTACGAAGCTGAAGGTGAGTTGGCGCGACTTCACTCCGGTAGCGCTGCTCGCGCAGGACGCCTTTCTGCTGTGGGTGAACGAAAAGTCGCCTTACAAGACACCAGCCGATTTCATCGCTGCAGCAAAGAATGCCAAGCCCGCTCTGAAAATTGGCGGGGCCGGCTCCAAGCGCGAAGATCAGATGCTCGCCATCGCCATGGAGCAGTCGGCAGGCGTCAAACTCAACTACGTTCCCTACTCGGGCGGTGGCGCCGCTTCCACTCAGCTCGCGGGCGGACATATCGAAGCCAACGTCAACAATCCTGCTGAGGATATCGCAAACTGGCGCGGCGGCCTAACGCGGCCCCTCTGCGTCTTTTCCAGTACGCGGCTTCCCTACAATACGAAGGTGACTGCCAATCTGTCCTGGGCGGACATCCCGACATGCCCGGAGATGGGGCTTGACGTCACCTATCAGATGATGCGCGGAATCTTCCTGCCGAAAGACGTGACCCCGGAACAGGTCGCTTTCTACACGGATATGCTTCGAAAAGTGTCCGAGAGCCAGGAATGGAAAGACTACATGACGCAGAACGCCCTGGTACCTGATTTCCGTTCCGGCGCCGAGTTTCTTGAATTTCTGCAGGCCGACGATCAGAAGCATAAGGAGCTGGTGACGAAGGCTGGCTTCCTTACCGCCAACTGA
- a CDS encoding hypothetical protein (Evidence 5 : Unknown function), which translates to MELAAVGKSAIIEIAFEVVSLYKALEGSGGELMEGICLRSRYCLPPRCHLLALDRPPRGNQRSQWNS; encoded by the coding sequence TTGGAATTGGCTGCGGTTGGAAAATCTGCGATAATCGAAATTGCATTCGAAGTTGTTAGCCTATATAAGGCGCTCGAAGGCTCCGGTGGAGAGCTGATGGAGGGAATATGCTTAAGAAGCCGCTACTGCTTGCCGCCGCGCTGTCACTTGCTGGCATTGGACCGTCCGCCGCGTGGGAACCAACGAAGCCAGTGGAATTCCTAG
- a CDS encoding hypothetical protein (Evidence 5 : Unknown function): MKQTYLRVILHSKMGLFESLVNRRRFRDVEYRIYLNGLIKIAWNWLRLENLR, translated from the coding sequence ATGAAGCAGACATATCTGCGCGTGATATTGCATTCAAAGATGGGTCTTTTCGAATCGCTAGTTAATCGTCGGCGATTCCGTGATGTTGAATATCGTATTTATCTCAATGGATTAATAAAGATCGCTTGGAATTGGCTGCGGTTGGAAAATCTGCGATAA
- a CDS encoding GntR family transcriptional regulator: MTLVPSGAVELGPRGQRALAVAERIRDLIVSGELAAGSHIAERTIIEQMGVGRTPLREAFKILEAEGLIGIVPNRGAMVTHLTPSDVDAVMAVLIGLEGVASEPACAQWSQMQFMSIENDHLKMMDCHRRGDLMGYFHLNQSIHQKIIDCAANAPLSRIYKAECARIGRYRLAGNRNAERWATAVREHEFILDAIRMREGALLRELLRIHHLNGWRKTREMLEAESMAATREGSGSKSRAHVKRSTTPRRKAAPDSA, translated from the coding sequence ATGACTCTGGTTCCGTCGGGAGCTGTCGAACTCGGCCCGCGTGGTCAGCGGGCCCTAGCTGTCGCGGAGCGGATTCGCGATCTGATCGTTTCCGGAGAATTGGCGGCCGGAAGCCACATAGCCGAGCGGACCATCATCGAACAGATGGGGGTGGGCCGAACGCCGCTGCGTGAGGCGTTTAAGATTCTCGAGGCGGAAGGCCTGATCGGCATCGTTCCGAATAGAGGTGCCATGGTCACGCACCTGACTCCAAGCGACGTAGACGCGGTGATGGCCGTGTTGATCGGGCTGGAGGGCGTCGCATCCGAACCTGCCTGTGCCCAGTGGAGCCAGATGCAGTTCATGTCTATTGAGAATGATCACCTCAAAATGATGGATTGCCATCGCCGGGGAGATCTTATGGGCTATTTCCATCTTAACCAGTCGATCCATCAGAAAATCATAGACTGCGCGGCAAACGCACCGCTCTCCAGAATCTACAAAGCGGAATGCGCGCGTATCGGCCGTTACCGGTTGGCCGGCAACCGTAATGCGGAACGCTGGGCGACTGCCGTCCGTGAGCACGAATTCATTCTCGATGCTATCCGCATGAGGGAGGGCGCGCTCTTGCGCGAGCTGCTGCGCATCCATCACCTCAATGGATGGCGCAAGACCCGGGAGATGCTGGAGGCCGAGTCGATGGCCGCCACGCGTGAAGGCTCAGGCTCAAAGAGCCGGGCTCATGTCAAGCGCAGCACGACGCCCCGTCGAAAGGCCGCGCCGGATTCCGCCTGA
- a CDS encoding Flagellar biosynthesis protein FlgA, whose product MNYHRYFSAVKAVETCLVGTGGFGRSFLAQGLHVPLMTARVAVDLDAQSVVRTMCEVGIPADRIRVCNSASEAKEAWEEGDFIATADLSVVIDLPFDVLVEATGHPESGARHSRMAVEAGKHLALVSKEVDSVVGSGLARMAAQRGLVVTPVDGDQPSLLIGLVTWAQTMGFEIVAAGKASEYDFVFDPEAETLSANGTTVPVPGFSNVWVWGERTAAEICGLRADFAAALPQRAVPDLCELLIVANATGFAPDVANLHAPIARICDVPDLLCEKADGGLLAGCGRLDVFHCLRRPEEISFAGGVFVVVRCRDKASWEMLAAKGHVVSRDLRHALLYLPRHLLGLEAATSVLEAALLGVSSGGISPRPHFDLIARAERDLPAGTLLHMGGHHHTIDGVSSELVPAVVLGDGQPAPFYLAANRCLVRDVAKGETIDFDHLAIEPESELLALRRIQDRFFLDGATNESLAEAS is encoded by the coding sequence ATGAACTACCATCGTTATTTCTCAGCCGTCAAAGCAGTCGAGACCTGCCTGGTCGGTACGGGTGGCTTTGGCCGTAGCTTCCTGGCGCAGGGGCTTCATGTCCCGCTGATGACCGCCCGGGTTGCTGTCGACCTAGACGCACAATCGGTCGTCCGGACAATGTGCGAGGTCGGCATACCCGCCGACCGGATCCGGGTCTGCAATTCCGCGTCCGAAGCGAAGGAGGCATGGGAGGAGGGCGATTTTATCGCTACCGCTGATCTCAGCGTCGTTATCGATTTGCCCTTTGATGTGCTTGTCGAAGCGACCGGTCATCCGGAGAGTGGTGCACGCCATTCCCGCATGGCGGTTGAGGCGGGCAAGCATCTCGCTCTCGTTTCCAAGGAAGTGGACAGTGTGGTTGGCAGCGGGCTTGCCCGCATGGCAGCGCAGCGCGGCCTTGTCGTCACACCGGTCGACGGCGACCAGCCAAGCTTGCTCATCGGCCTGGTCACTTGGGCCCAGACGATGGGCTTCGAGATTGTCGCGGCAGGCAAGGCGAGCGAATACGACTTCGTTTTCGATCCCGAGGCTGAGACGCTGAGCGCCAACGGCACGACAGTACCGGTACCTGGCTTCTCGAATGTCTGGGTCTGGGGAGAACGTACCGCCGCAGAAATCTGCGGCCTGCGGGCGGACTTCGCCGCCGCGTTGCCTCAGCGTGCGGTGCCGGACCTGTGCGAACTTCTTATCGTCGCCAATGCCACGGGCTTTGCACCCGATGTCGCGAACCTCCACGCGCCCATTGCCCGCATTTGCGATGTACCCGATCTTCTTTGCGAAAAGGCAGATGGCGGCCTGCTCGCCGGCTGCGGTCGGCTCGACGTCTTCCATTGCCTGCGGCGGCCTGAAGAGATCAGCTTCGCTGGTGGCGTCTTCGTCGTTGTGCGCTGCCGCGACAAGGCGAGCTGGGAGATGCTCGCCGCAAAAGGTCATGTGGTAAGTCGCGACCTGAGACATGCGTTACTCTACCTGCCGCGTCACCTCCTCGGGTTGGAGGCGGCTACAAGCGTACTGGAGGCCGCTCTCCTCGGCGTATCGTCGGGGGGCATCTCGCCTCGGCCTCATTTCGATCTAATCGCCCGCGCCGAGCGCGATCTTCCGGCTGGAACCCTGCTCCATATGGGCGGCCACCACCACACTATTGACGGCGTGTCGTCCGAGCTTGTTCCCGCAGTAGTTCTAGGTGACGGGCAACCGGCACCGTTCTATCTCGCCGCGAATCGCTGTCTCGTACGCGACGTTGCGAAGGGCGAGACCATCGATTTTGACCATCTGGCCATCGAGCCAGAGTCGGAGCTGCTCGCGCTGCGGCGGATTCAGGACCGTTTTTTCCTCGACGGGGCGACGAACGAAAGTCTTGCGGAAGCCTCGTAA
- a CDS encoding putative 3-keto-5-aminohexanoate cleavage enzyme (Evidence 3 : Putative function from multiple computational evidences; Product type e : enzyme) encodes MGRPLIIEVRVNEYAMRDSNPNVPWSPDEISRDCNEIREAGAAIVHFHARKEDGSPAFDAESYGASISKIRAGSDILIAPTMGQIHVSGDATRFQHYVALDKMGLRPDFVPIDTGTTNIDRFDFSTNTFDTKHKVYLNATETVERFVGWTHELGMREQLFAWTVPMLRTGQALYRMGVLKSPVHQTFLLTEGGLLGGHPGTVAGLKPFIELLDPAVPMVWSVGCKEGDLLGLVPYILQNGGHISIGLGDYGYRELGTPRNVDVVRKVVELARQYDCTPVTPSDVKHILGM; translated from the coding sequence ATGGGGCGTCCACTAATCATCGAAGTTCGGGTGAACGAATATGCAATGCGCGATTCGAACCCCAACGTACCCTGGTCCCCGGACGAGATTTCGCGCGACTGCAACGAGATCCGGGAAGCCGGGGCGGCGATCGTGCATTTTCACGCGCGTAAGGAAGACGGCTCGCCAGCTTTCGATGCGGAGAGCTATGGTGCATCGATTAGCAAGATTCGCGCCGGCTCGGACATCCTTATCGCTCCGACCATGGGTCAGATTCACGTGAGCGGAGACGCCACGCGTTTTCAGCACTACGTTGCCCTTGACAAGATGGGTCTTCGGCCGGATTTTGTGCCGATCGATACCGGAACAACCAATATTGATCGGTTCGATTTTTCGACAAACACCTTTGACACCAAACACAAAGTTTATCTAAACGCGACAGAGACCGTGGAGCGGTTCGTTGGCTGGACCCATGAACTTGGCATGCGCGAGCAATTGTTTGCCTGGACCGTTCCCATGTTGCGAACTGGCCAGGCGCTCTATCGCATGGGTGTTTTGAAATCGCCGGTACATCAGACCTTTTTGCTTACCGAAGGTGGCCTCCTGGGCGGGCACCCGGGCACCGTCGCCGGCCTCAAGCCATTTATCGAGCTGCTCGATCCGGCCGTGCCTATGGTATGGTCCGTCGGCTGTAAGGAAGGGGATTTACTTGGGCTCGTTCCCTACATTCTTCAGAATGGCGGGCATATATCCATTGGACTTGGCGACTATGGCTATCGCGAGCTTGGGACGCCACGAAACGTAGATGTCGTGCGAAAGGTGGTCGAGCTCGCCCGGCAGTACGATTGCACACCCGTCACTCCGAGCGACGTGAAGCATATACTGGGCATGTAA
- the ydfG gene encoding 3-hydroxy acid dehydrogenase YdfG: protein MISTLDPRGLTVFVTGATAGFGRAVCRHFHRAGAKVIGVGRRRERLEALKAELGERCHVAQLDVRDRDGVFRAFETLPVPFEAPNICVANAGLALGSKRAQDADIADWEQMVCTNINGVLNTVRAVLPGMVERDEGHIILLGSAVGDYPSPTTNVYGASKAFVRQFGLSLRADLMGTKVRVTNIEPGMSETEFSLVRAGGDAQKAAAVYEGIDPISAEDIAETIFWSCTLPRHLNVNRLQIMPVQQAFGPFAISRVATTRDHGGPKEP from the coding sequence ATGATTTCGACCCTCGATCCAAGGGGCCTCACAGTTTTCGTCACGGGGGCCACCGCGGGCTTCGGCAGAGCTGTATGTCGCCACTTCCACCGTGCTGGCGCGAAGGTAATCGGCGTCGGCCGCCGCCGTGAGCGCCTCGAAGCACTTAAAGCCGAGCTTGGGGAGCGCTGCCACGTCGCTCAGCTGGATGTCAGGGACCGCGATGGTGTCTTCCGCGCCTTTGAAACGTTGCCCGTTCCCTTCGAGGCGCCCAACATCTGCGTTGCGAATGCCGGACTCGCGCTCGGCTCTAAGCGGGCTCAGGATGCTGATATCGCCGACTGGGAACAGATGGTTTGCACTAATATAAATGGGGTGCTGAATACGGTGCGAGCCGTGTTGCCCGGCATGGTGGAGCGCGACGAGGGGCACATTATTCTGCTAGGTTCGGCGGTTGGCGACTATCCAAGTCCAACGACGAACGTATACGGTGCGAGTAAAGCGTTTGTGAGGCAATTCGGCCTGAGTCTTCGCGCCGATCTGATGGGTACCAAGGTTAGAGTGACCAATATTGAGCCGGGTATGTCGGAAACTGAGTTCTCTTTGGTGCGCGCTGGCGGGGATGCACAAAAAGCTGCGGCCGTCTATGAGGGAATCGATCCGATATCCGCCGAGGACATTGCCGAAACCATCTTCTGGTCCTGCACTTTACCCCGACATTTGAACGTCAACCGCCTTCAGATAATGCCCGTGCAGCAAGCATTCGGCCCCTTCGCGATCTCCCGCGTAGCAACGACACGGGACCACGGAGGACCCAAGGAGCCTTGA
- a CDS encoding hypothetical protein (Evidence 5 : Unknown function) → MVIITQGGPDVIWSCAGANPITPGGGADTIYLEYGHTTLRYESLTDSTLTATDGISFFTHGRDKIDLTGLGLSLASTARTGSRHRAVVR, encoded by the coding sequence ATGGTCATCATCACACAAGGCGGCCCAGATGTGATCTGGTCCTGCGCAGGCGCCAATCCGATCACACCAGGCGGGGGAGCTGACACCATCTACCTCGAATATGGTCACACCACGCTGCGCTACGAGAGCCTCACCGATTCAACGCTCACGGCGACAGACGGCATCTCATTCTTCACGCACGGCCGGGATAAAATTGACCTGACGGGGCTCGGCCTATCGCTTGCATCTACAGCCCGCACGGGATCGCGTCATCGTGCTGTTGTCCGGTGA
- a CDS encoding hypothetical protein (Evidence 5 : Unknown function), translated as MLPIDAAALKTVRIHGEGDIDLRVVPTETLALIDASAVVGDFQIGLGQFPR; from the coding sequence GTGCTTCCGATCGATGCCGCCGCGCTAAAAACTGTCAGGATCCATGGGGAGGGCGATATTGATCTGAGAGTTGTGCCGACCGAAACATTGGCCTTGATCGACGCCTCTGCCGTTGTCGGCGACTTCCAGATTGGCTTGGGTCAGTTCCCCCGATAA